The sequence below is a genomic window from Rudanella lutea DSM 19387.
GACACCCGCGACCTGCTTCTGAACCGGCCACTGCCGGGCATCAGTGGCTACACGACCATCGCTCAAAACGTGGGTAGCCTCCGCAACCGGGGTGTCGAGTTCAGCATCACGTCGCAAAATACCACCAAGGCCTTCCGCTGGTCGACCAACTTCAACATTGCTGTAAACCGCAACAAGGTAACGCAGTTGAATGGTCAGCCTATTGAGCCGGGTTCACGTTTTCTGGGTCGGGTAGCCGTGGGTGAGCCTCTGGGCTATTTCTACGGCAAGAAGTTCCTCGGTGCTGACCCACAAACGGGCGATGCGATCTACGAAGGTGCCGACGGCAAGCCAACCAACAATTACGCAGCTGCCCCAAACATGAAAGTGGGCGACCCAAACCCGGATTTTATTGCGGGTTTGACCAACAATTTCTCGTACAAAGGCTTTGATCTGAGCGTACTGCTTCAGGGTGTGTTTGGCAATGATCTGTACAACGTGGCTGGTTTCTTCCAGTCGGTTAATGGCGATTACTTCGACAACCAGACTGTCGATCAGATGAACCGCTGGCAAAAGCCCGGCGACATTACCATGGTACCCCAGGCTCGTTTGTACGAGGGCAACGGGGCCGGGGTATCGTCGCGCTGGGTACAGGACGGTACGTTTGTGCGCGTGAAAACGGCATCGCTGGGGTACACCATCCCATCGTCGTTGCTCCGGAAAGTGTCGATGCAGTCGGCGCGGGTGTATGTGTCGGGTCTCAACCTGTTCACGTTTACCAAATACACGGGGTATGATCCGGAGGTAAACACGCAGTACTCAGCCACGTCGAACCAGAACGCCAACGTGACGCTGGGCCACGATTTCTACACCCCACCGCAGCAGCGGACCATCACGTTTGGTATCAACATCGGGTTTTAGGCCAGAGCTGATTAAGACAGACATTTAAGCCATGAAAAAAACATTCGTATATATCTGTACCGCTCTGATGCTGGGCCTTACTGCCTGCGACGAACGGCTCGACATTCAGCCGCAGCAGAGCATCGATGCGGCTCAGGCGCTTAGCACCGAGCAAGACCTGCAAAGCGCCATTATTGGGGCGTATGGTCAACTGGGTAGCGGTGCCCTGTTTGGTACCAACTTCAACCTGCTGGCCGAGCTTCAGGGTAGCGAGGGCTACATTACCTGGCGGGGTACGTTTGTAAGCTTCCGCGAGGTGGCCAACAAAACAATGACGTTTGCCAATGCCGAAGCAGGTCGTACCTGGCTCACAGGCTATCAGGCCATCAGCACCGTGAACAACGTACTGGCCAACCTGAGTAAGTCGACAAACGAAGCCACCCGTAAGCGGATTGAGGGTGAAGCTCGGTTTATCCGGGGTATCGTGTTGTTTGAGCTGGTGCGTTACTACGCCCTGCCCTGGGGTGCTACAACGGGTAACAGCCATCCGGGTTTGCCGCTGGTGCTGACGCCTTCAAACACTGTCGATCAGGCCAATACGCAGGTACCGCGCTCGACGGTGGCGCAGACCTACGCGCAGGTGATCGACGACCTGACCAAGGCTGTCGGGTTACTGCCCAACGATAACGGAACTCGGGCCGACAAGTTCGCAGTGCTGGCGTTCCTGTCGCGGGTGTACCTGCAACAGGGCGACTACGCCAAGGCGCTTGATGCTGCCAACCAGGTGATTGCGTCGGGTAGCTACCGGCTGAACCCCGGTGTATCGGCGGTGTTCCGGAACCGGAATACGAGCGAGAGTATTTTTGAACTCCAGCAAAACGACCAGAACAACGCGGGTACCAGCAACGATGGTCTGACGACGTTCTATGCCAGCCTTCCGGTTGACGGATCGGCGGTAGGTCGGGGCGATGTACAGGTAAACAATGCGTTTGTTAATTCATACGCAGCTACCGACGCCCGCCGGAACGAACTGTTCTACATCGGTTTCAAAGGAACCAACCGCTATTACACGGCTAAGTTTACCGATTTTGGGGCCAATATCCCCATTATTCGTCTGGCCGAGATGTTGCTGGTGCGGGCGGAGTGTAACCTGCGCCTGAACTCGGCCGTAGGGGCAAGCCCAGCCGCCGATCTGAACGCCGTGCGTACCCGCGCGGGTCTGGCACCCATTGCCACCCCGACGCTCGCCAACGTATTGCAGGAGCGTCAGTTCGAACTGGCTTTTGAAGGTCTGCGGATTCATGATCTGAAGCGTCTGCGGCAGAGCACAGGTAATTATGCCTGGAACTCGCCCTCGCTGGTGTTCCCGATTCCGAAGCGGGAAATCGACGTGAACCCCGCCCTCACGCAAAATGAAGGCTACTAAGCCGCAGTTACGATACGTTTAGGGTTACGATTCGTCAGAAGCTGGCGACCGGGATTATTCCGGTCGCCAGTTTTGTTTTTAGGCCGTTAGTCCAATAGGGTAGGAGTTCCTGAACGCTTACTTTGCGGATCCGTTAAACCATTCAATACCCAACCGACTCTAAGCGTTACCAACAGGGAATGAGGTTTGGGTTTTGAGGGGTTGGTTTTTCTCCGCATTGAAAACCAAACCGATAACGGGCTTAATCAGTAAACACAGCTATGATAAAAATGCGACTTCTTTTGGCCTTGTTGCTCACGGTAGTGATTGGGAGCGGGGCGTGGGCCCAAACGGTTCAGTACACCACTGAGCGGCCCCGGGTCGATGAAGCCAACGACCCGGATGTGCTTATTCAGCGCGTTGAGCTGACGAGTCAGTACACGATTATTTACATGCGATATCGGTCGTCGCAGAAATCCGTTTTTCCCCGAAATACGCCCCGGCGGTTGCCTTTCCCCTTACCGAAAGATCTGGAGGAATATGGACGAACAGACGGCAATACAATTACGTTTGTGGCTTCGGCCCGGCTGTACGTGAATCAGGGTGAGAAAGCGTTTAAGTTTATCCGGGCCGAGAATATTCCGGTAGAGCGCCAACCGAACGACCGTCGCCGGGATGTTGAAGCGGGCGAACGCGTTGATTTTGTGGCATATTTTGAGCGTATCACGCCCGGCTACGAGGTGTTCGATTTGTTTGAGTGCAGCGACCGAAACCGGCCCGGCCAAACCTGTTTCAACTTCTGGGGGGTGCACATAACCAACCCCGCGAAGCAAAACCGTACCCCGCCCGCTCGTGAACCCGATGTGCAGGCCCGGCGTACCCCTCCGCCTGCTACCCCTACAAAGCCCGCTCCGGCTCCCAAAGTAGAGCCGACGCCCGAGCCCGAACCCACGCCAGCTCCGGCGCCTTCGGTGTCCATGAAGGGAACCGTGCGTGATGCCAAAACAAAGAAGCCAATCGTAGCTACGGTCACGTACCAACTGTTGTCGGGGGCGGAGTCGGACGGGAACAATTCGGCCGATTCGGTACTGAGTGGCCGGTTGGCTGGTAATTATCAGATTGCCGCAGAGCCGCTTTCGGTGTATGCCGTTACGGCCAAAGCGAAAGGGTATTTCAGCCAAAGTGACACCCTGACGGTGACTAAAGCCGATAAACTGCGCGATTTTGACCTGGTGCCCATTGAAGCCGGCACGAAGGTGACGCTGAAAAATATCTACTTCAACGTATCGAAGTTTGACCTGAAGTCTGAGTCGTTCCCCGAACTGGATCGGCTGGTGCAGCTGATGCGCGAAAATCCGGGTATGAGCATCCGGCTCGAAGGCCATACGGATACCGTGGGCGATTTCGACGCCAACGTCGAGCTGTCGCGCAACCGGGTGAATGAGGTAAAAGCCTATCTGGTGCGTAAAGGCATTGCCGCTGCTCGAATCGAAACGATTGGGTACGGCCCCTCGCGGCCCATCAATACCAACCGGGGGCTCAAAGAACGGCCCGAAAACCGGCGGGTCGAGATGGTGATCACGAAGTCCTGAACAATGTGTGGGGGCTGGGGTTTTCTCTTTCAGGTCTCGCCGGTTCCGAACCGGATGCTGAACCGGGCGACCCTGGCCCCCTCAACGTGAAACCGAATTTCGATCTTGACGTCGTACTCGACGCCATTGCCCAGGCCGTTGCGCCTTTCCCTAAAGCCGCCATGTTCGAACTGGCCGAGCGAGGGTACAATACCCTGTTCGAACAGCTGATTTCCTGTATTGTCTCGATCCGAACCCTCGACGAAACCACCATTCCGGTATCGCTGCGTCTGTTTGAGGTGGCCCGCACCCCGGCGCAACTGGCCACGCTGACCGTCGAAGAGCTAACCGAACGGCTATACGGCACAACCTACCCCGACCAGAAAGCGTACACTCTGCTCGGTATTGCCCGCCGGGCTCTCGATGAGTTCGACGGGCAGCTCCCCGCTGATTTTGACGTGCTGACTTCGCTCAAGGGCGTGGGGCCAAAATGCGCCAATCTGGCGCTGGGCGTGGCCACGGGGCAGGCGGCT
It includes:
- a CDS encoding RagB/SusD family nutrient uptake outer membrane protein, which encodes MKKTFVYICTALMLGLTACDERLDIQPQQSIDAAQALSTEQDLQSAIIGAYGQLGSGALFGTNFNLLAELQGSEGYITWRGTFVSFREVANKTMTFANAEAGRTWLTGYQAISTVNNVLANLSKSTNEATRKRIEGEARFIRGIVLFELVRYYALPWGATTGNSHPGLPLVLTPSNTVDQANTQVPRSTVAQTYAQVIDDLTKAVGLLPNDNGTRADKFAVLAFLSRVYLQQGDYAKALDAANQVIASGSYRLNPGVSAVFRNRNTSESIFELQQNDQNNAGTSNDGLTTFYASLPVDGSAVGRGDVQVNNAFVNSYAATDARRNELFYIGFKGTNRYYTAKFTDFGANIPIIRLAEMLLVRAECNLRLNSAVGASPAADLNAVRTRAGLAPIATPTLANVLQERQFELAFEGLRIHDLKRLRQSTGNYAWNSPSLVFPIPKREIDVNPALTQNEGY
- a CDS encoding OmpA family protein, which produces MRLLLALLLTVVIGSGAWAQTVQYTTERPRVDEANDPDVLIQRVELTSQYTIIYMRYRSSQKSVFPRNTPRRLPFPLPKDLEEYGRTDGNTITFVASARLYVNQGEKAFKFIRAENIPVERQPNDRRRDVEAGERVDFVAYFERITPGYEVFDLFECSDRNRPGQTCFNFWGVHITNPAKQNRTPPAREPDVQARRTPPPATPTKPAPAPKVEPTPEPEPTPAPAPSVSMKGTVRDAKTKKPIVATVTYQLLSGAESDGNNSADSVLSGRLAGNYQIAAEPLSVYAVTAKAKGYFSQSDTLTVTKADKLRDFDLVPIEAGTKVTLKNIYFNVSKFDLKSESFPELDRLVQLMRENPGMSIRLEGHTDTVGDFDANVELSRNRVNEVKAYLVRKGIAAARIETIGYGPSRPINTNRGLKERPENRRVEMVITKS
- a CDS encoding endonuclease III domain-containing protein; protein product: MKPNFDLDVVLDAIAQAVAPFPKAAMFELAERGYNTLFEQLISCIVSIRTLDETTIPVSLRLFEVARTPAQLATLTVEELTERLYGTTYPDQKAYTLLGIARRALDEFDGQLPADFDVLTSLKGVGPKCANLALGVATGQAAISVDVHVHRVVNRWGYVQTRQPEQTLKELERRVPRDRWIDVNRLLMPFGKHICTGNLPKCSTCPVLAYCEQVGVERHR